The window tcaagtttataaacccaaggaataagatttttcatagaaacgtttttaccccttttcccccccttgggggttgaatttccaaaaatcctttcttagtgctcccctacatatcccaaggaacctacattccaaatttcagctgtctacgaccagtagtttcgactgtgcgttgtctgtcagtcagtcactcagtaacggaagagttttatatatatagatgaaTTCCTCACCAGTAAATAAAGGTGGTGTGTATCTTTGCATATCTTTGTATTtgagcctctgtggcgcagcggtaatacgcttgtctgtgacattggaggtcccgggttcggatcccggtcagggcataatgagaaacgaactttttctgattggtctgggtcttggatgtttatctatctaagtatttattataaaatatagtatcgttgagttagtatctcgtaacacaagtctcgaacttatttctatttttatattataaaatattttctattcattttatataatatggtttcattttcattttcatataattaattttagtatgTAATGGAATTATTTGGTATCCCGAAGcatgaaatatgtatatgtatgaatatttacTTACACCTCAAATTAATAGTCTCCTAATATAAATTGTCAGATTGATAATCCATCTAGTACCTAACCTCGATTTAGTTATAAGGCAGATAATGTGAAGGgtaataaaaatgcatttaaataaaaaaatatatattcaaataaGGTTAAAAAGCTTCACAGcgcaattttaattacttatcaaaaattatcttacaattacattatttacttCGAAACACTTCATCATTTCACATTTTAGCAAAGATGTTATCCATGATGACCGTAGCCGCCCCTGCCGCCATGTCCCCAGCCACCGCCGTGGTGTCCCCAACCGCCCCCGCCATGTCCCCAACCGCCGCCGCCATGGTGTCCGTAACCTCTGGACTCTTGGGGTTCCAATTCTTCGACCACCTGATCGGGGGCGTCTGCTATTTGTGCTTGGATTTGGGGTTGCAGAGCTGATGGAAGGGTGGCACCGTATGCAACGGCCATGGTGACCAACAGGCCGAATACAAtaagctaaaaataaataggaatgggttatgtattttgtagaagcattatatatttatcccGCTTATTTCTGTTTCTGCGGGAATTTTGGTCAtggaatattttgaaattatataaataggttTACTGGAATGGATGGATCAGAAATAAAGCAATGAGCATCTACCTACCACATTAGAacgcaaaataaacaaaataggtAATACAAAGGTGGTAGAACTATTAAACTTAGTAGGTAACTACATGTAAGCAATATGAACGATACGATAAACCATAAATTTAGGTAAAGGTAAAAATggaccctattactaagcctccgctgtctgtctgtcagtcCGTCCGTCTGTCAGTAAACTGAATCTTATAAACCGTGatagattaattattttttacaaattatgtattaccGTAGTTGCTagctgcaaaaataaatacttataaagggGGGATTCTATAcactaaacatttttatattcgtAATTTTCgctcaatatttttaagtgcaaCAGGTAGAcgcttaaaatttttcaaagaatattaagttgtaagtacattatttttcaaataaataagtagtaaACATTAAACccctataaataatttcattattccGCTCCCATACTACAAACGCAATTTTAAgggcggtttttttttttcatcaacaaTACTTCACACACATTGCAatttatttggctttaagtaagtatacttaggtatttttagatattaagaaaattttataaggcTTTCATgtcattatataaatttgcaaatttgaaaatattaaatgaattaaaattatataccccATTTAAGAACAAAACTCATGATTTTGTACAGTttcaaattacaataaaattattaatcaattactttttaatcaCCAATAAATTGATGATTTAATATATTGTATCACTTACAGTGTTCATTGTTGAGTTCCTTATTTGCAGTGTTGGTGGTGAATAAAACAGTGGCTTATATACAGGGCGACTCGTCTTGGGTCGTTAAGGTCGCGTTAGAGGCGCCTCCCCTTTTATGACTAAGAACTGTACAGTCAACCTTGTAagcgtaaaaaatatttttatataaattcacgATAATTCCCGGCgatttagaataggactactcgttcactttcctatggatgttgtaaaaggttaCTAATGGAAATATGCACATGCATCTAGTGCAGCGTTTAATATGATCCAATGTGTTTCAGTTTCCCCTGTAAGGGTTgctcgctttgtgtaaaatccTAAATTACCTAATCCGTCATGGTCTTAGGGCAcaccccgagctcctctccaaGGAGGCGAGGTACGCAAAAACATCATCCTTCCGCGaggaaacaaatattttactgaaattttaatacaaataattttccaGCCACGTAAAGGAAACAGCTCAGAAATTTAACACCCCATCAGTAGGTAAGAATTACAGAATTATGAGAAGAGTTTTCGCCGTAGTTTTCTATGGAGAAGATTAGTAGAAAAGGCTTCGTATAAGTTCATACTACATCATGATCAGCAGGCCAATTCTGCTATTTGTTAACCGAGACAGTTCGGATGCGTTTCAGCTTGGTTACAGTTGCGTTTATATTGTCAAACGGTATTCCAGTAACTTTACGTTGATAGCTGAAACGCAAATGAAACGGAAGCGGTTGGTTATTTGCTGCCGATGCAAAACCGTAACTTTGAACAATTCAACCCATGCAGAACCGTTGCGTTTCGGCCGGACCAACTGTCAAAAACTTATcagaatacaaaataatagcCAAACGGCAAACGGAAGGTTACGTGTCCTTTAGCAGAATACGACAACCGAACCGTTTCGACTGCGTAACCAATGCGTTACGGCTTCGTTTTGACAAATTGTTAGAAGAATACTAAAAGTTGTCATCAATGCGTTTCAGATCCGTttcggattaaaataaaatagcagaatTGACATGCAGGTCCTCAATTCTTATTTACAATggagaaatataataataaaaataaataggtaactGACATATTTTCACACAcagataaattaaatgaaaggCAGTTCAgctgaaattaataatatataaacttgattatttttaatcttctgTCGAAATCGAAAAAATATACGCAGCCGTCTATACATGTAGCAAAATAACCGgtaaaatgtttacaaaacatatacttaacaagttaaataatgagatgtataaaataattcaaaactgTTAAAGGAAGAAGGAAAACCCATAAAAAACTGTGATAGAACAGTTCTAAGTTGCAGATACTTTAGTTCATTTACGTCGTATTTGTGCGGTGGTCAAACTGATAAGGTGACTGATTAAAATGACTGATGCGTATGGAGGCACAGGTTTAAATTGTACTTTGGCTATGTAAGGTCAGATGGGAGCTGTGCAAAACCGACCTAGTTCATCAAGATTTTAGTCGGAGGCGCACCCCGAGCTCCTCTGAGccctgcagtgtagtttgttccgccgcttcttctacgcatacgatttggaagcggtagtagttataattagatttaagtgatgtgacgtcaataagtaataccttgtatccaattttgaaaataaatcaattatatAATTCAGAATTTATCAGTACGGCgctaaaaatactttaaacgTATTTTCTGGAAATTATCATTTGTCGATATTAAGCAAGATAGATTAAAAAGGTTATATTGGTGTAATTAGGTACTCCCTTTTATGAGTGAAAGTAGcgataaattataaatctatGATTTTATACGAAATAGATCTTAATAATATCCATAAAAGGATGTAACACGTGACAATATAGGATATCTACTTATATGATGTAATCGGTAAActacaatatcaattaaaatgttattatgttgACGAATATTTCATAAGAAAGAGGTAGtgtctacctacccctccgggaaagaggcgtaattttatgtatgtatgtatatttcataAGCTTAGGTACCGAATTGAAAGTAgcgataaatttttaataaatatataaagagtTACCTACTGctgaaaattgtttttcatattaatatcttttatgattaattttctGTATCTGGCAGAAATGGAAGCACATCACTGAGAGAACAATCCTCGGGAAAGAATACGACCTGCCgaatacatattatgtacaatGCATGCTCGCAAgtcttattaaattaaaagtacttataataCGAAACGTAAAAGTGGTTTCCTCATTATAACTTATCCTTTTCCGAGTTAAGTTTTTTCTTGAAGTTTGCAACTAAGTAAGGTAATGTATTATAGCGAAATTAAGAGGGCATCAACCTCATTTTGGACGTACCTACTATTAAAAACTTACCTACAAATATTGACGTAACTAAAGTTTTTAGATGTTCGCATTTATGtgattcatatttattaattcttaaGTGTGCAGTAAGTTTTTGCTAAGTTGAATACAagttttatctatgtaagtactgaatacaataattataaaggcGAGAAAAAAGAAGAGTCAATGGAAGAAAGGGAATAAAACGTACCTAAACTACTTAAGTAGATAGTGTAGTATAGAAGTGACATTTAATTTTCGTTCTcaaactttttacttttacgcAAATTTTAGGGAAgagtaaacttaaaaaatattaaaatgaataaaagttgtACTCTATACACTTCTAATgtcatacctatatattactttttagTGTTAACTTTTTGCCATTTAAGTGTGCACAtagatactcgtatttataacTCTGacgaaaacataaaattttatgtgtcacatggtttttatttatatcgagTCAGAACTTCTTCTAATTaaagttcatttttttttgtggcaGAACAATAACGTTAACCTGTATATATTGTctgtgtctgtctgtgtgtatTGTCGGTCTTCCACTTCAAAACTATTGAAccgatctccatgaaattttacatataatatggaGTGTTGAGTACGGAGTAGGACAAAGGGTACCTACTCTTCACGAACCGCGGGCGAAAGttagttataattatgatATAAGTAACTATTTCATATGGTTGGTTAAATTTTTGAATGggttttgtaaattaattcaGGAAATAATGTGGAAGGCGCATCTAACTGTTGCATCCTACGATACATAGGTAAGTATTGAGCATGGCGTCATTACTTATATTTCTTTGTAAGCAGGTACAAATGTGAAATCATGACGAAATCCATCCACCGGCCAATTTGGTCGGTTCAaagaactttttaaataagttgttATATGCAACAAAAAATTTGGAAGTCATGGTGACTATAGAAATGcctttcaaaaattattttataatattaatacaatgAGTAATTCATGTTATTAACTACAAGCCTGAGTTTCTaagttataggtatatatatataggtaattaaataaagactCTATGTTCTTTTATGCTGGTCTGTATGAATCTTATGGTAGTAGATAAttctgtatgtattaaatcTGCCAATTGTGctttacaatgtttttatgttGTATGTTTGTGCAGTAAAGACcaataatgtaataaagatTAATACTGTATCATGTACTcaccaatattttaaaaataaactgattGATACatggaacatacatacatatggtcacgtctatatcccttgcggggtagatagagccaacagtcttgaaaagactgaatggccaggttcagcaatttggcttaatgatagaattgagattcaaatagagacaggccatcgcctaaaaataatccaagtttgtaagcctatcccttagtcgccttttacgacatccatgggaaagagatggagtggtcctattcttgacTTGAAATTGACAGGGTTAatggaaatatataaataaattaaaaaagactCGAATGGGAacatatctatattaatatatatgtacatgaaaggtaattaagtttaatttaattaatttaataattgatcttataaaaaatataaccacaaataagtttatttcagTACAATTTAGTCACAAGCGCATCACAGGTTTACCGGTCAGAGAGTACAATACTCGAGTCGTTGGATTACCAGCCGTATCCTCCCCATCCCCTCCCGTAGCCACCGTAGCCTCCGTAACCTCCATAACCGCCCCAGCCGCTACCGCCATAGTAACCTCCGTAGCCGCCCCACCCGCGGCCGTACCCGCCGTAGCCTGCGCCGTAGCCGAGACTACCGCCGTATCCCCACCCTCCAGGGGCGGCTGCGGCAATAACCAGAGCGCATACGAGCAGGCACAAGCTCAGAAGCTGAAAAAGATACGGAAATCGTATATatttgccgtgccgtgtggttcccggcaccaatacaaaaaggaagagaaccactccatctctttccgatggatgtcataaaaggcgactaaaggataggcttataaacttgggattcttcttttaggcgaaggtctagcaacctgtcactttttaaatctgaattctatctaaaacccaaaaagctgaacgtagcctatcagtcttttcaagactgttgcatCTGTCTatcacgcaagggatatagacatgattatatgtatcttacCTAATATTATAGTACTAGTAGTATAACAAGTACCTAAGTAGTATATGGAgaacaaataaagattttttaacttCTAGTTATTCTTTAGCGGCTAATatctaaaaagaaatgtaaacTAATATTACGAACTGGTTACATGTCCTAAAGCTTAACGCGTCCAGCGAAGGGTTATCAGGTGTCATCAAAACCACATTACAGGTATAATAGGTGCTTCCCCAGGCC of the Amyelois transitella isolate CPQ chromosome 19, ilAmyTran1.1, whole genome shotgun sequence genome contains:
- the LOC106132553 gene encoding keratin-associated protein 19-2 isoform X1, translated to MLMFSWLLSLCLLVCALVIAAAAPGGWGYGGSLGYGAGYGGYGRGWGGYGGYYGGSGWGGYGGYGGYGGYGRGWGGYGW
- the LOC106132553 gene encoding keratin-associated protein 19-2 isoform X2 produces the protein MKTLLSLCLLVCALVIAAAAPGGWGYGGSLGYGAGYGGYGRGWGGYGGYYGGSGWGGYGGYGGYGGYGRGWGGYGW
- the LOC106132636 gene encoding uncharacterized protein LOC106132636, with amino-acid sequence MNTLIVFGLLVTMAVAYGATLPSALQPQIQAQIADAPDQVVEELEPQESRGYGHHGGGGWGHGGGGWGHHGGGWGHGGRGGYGHHG